The Dioscorea cayenensis subsp. rotundata cultivar TDr96_F1 chromosome 7, TDr96_F1_v2_PseudoChromosome.rev07_lg8_w22 25.fasta, whole genome shotgun sequence genome includes a region encoding these proteins:
- the LOC120264622 gene encoding laccase-21-like isoform X2 has product MTVNGQFPGPTIYARRGDTIIVNVVNHVESNITLHWHGVHQPRNPWYDGPEYITQCPIRPGHEFSYEILLSDEEGTIWWHAHSNWDRATVHGAIFVYPKLGSSFPFAKPYKEIPIILGEWWKDDVNKVLDYALHTRGDSNSSDAYTINGQPGDLYNCSKPGTFTAQVEYGKTYLLRVISAAINNELFFAVAQHQLTVVGADGSYTKPFNTDVIMISPGQTIDLLLVANQKLNTSSPSSGNRYYMAASLYGDAPGVKYDNTTTTAILEYVTPGSNKTFLDSTPTLPSLPTNNDTDAVTTFVTQLRSLASKEHPVDVPQTINERLIITVSVNVLPCDVNYTCLGPYNMSISASLNNISFEDPTTTPILDAYYHQIPGVFEEGFPSRPPFSYNFTNDDLPKYSMIPKTGTEVRMVEYNTSIELVFQGTSLLAIENHPMHLHGQSVYMVGMGFGNFDEQKDPQGYNLVDPPFLNTVGVPKVGWTAIRFKAKNPGVWFMHCHVDRHQSWGMNTVFIVKNGATPESKILPPPKDMPQC; this is encoded by the exons GCATGGTGTTCATCAGCCAAGGAACCCTTGGTATGATGGCCCGGAATACATCACACAGTGCCCTATCCGGCCTGGCCATGAGTTCAGCTATGAGATTCTTCTCTCCGATGAGGAAGGTACCATTTGGTGGCATGCACACAGTAACTGGGACAGGGCTACTGTCCATGGCGCCATCTTTGTCTACCCAAAGCTTGGTTCATCCTTTCCCTTTGCCAAACCTTACAAGGAGATTCCCATCATACTGG gCGAGTGGTGGAAGGACGATGTCAATAAAGTCTTGGACTACGCCCTGCACACTAGAGGTGATTCTAACTCCTCTGATGCTTATACCATCAACGGTCAGCCAGGAGACCTCTACAATTGCTCCAAACCAG GGACATTCACTGCACAAGTTGAGTATGGCAAGACCTACCTCCTCCGAGTGATCAGCGCTGCCATCAACAATGAACTCTTCTTTGCCGTTGCCCAACACCAGCTCACAGTGGTTGGCGCTGATGGCAGTTATACCAAGCCATTCAACACAGATGTCATCATGATCAGCCCCGGCCAAACAATAGACCTGTTGCTTGTCGCTAATCAAAAACTCAAtacatcatcaccatcatccgGCAACCGTTATTACATGGCGGCTTCGCTTTATGGAGATGCACCAGGAGTGAAGTATGATAACACCACCACTACCGCCATATTAGAATATGTCACTCCCGGAAGTAACAAAACATTTTTAGACTCAACACCAACCCTCCCATCTCTACCAACTAATAATGATACAGATGCTGTCACCACTTTTGTCACTCAGCTTCGGAGTCTGGCAAGCAAAGAGCACCCCGTTGATGTCCCACAGACAATCAATGAACGGTTGATCATAACTGTATCTGTGAACGTACTTCCATGTGATGTGAATTATACATGCCTTGGTCCTTATAACATGAGCATTTCAGCTAGTCTAAACAATATAAGCTTTGAAGACCCAACGACCACACCGATACTAGATGCTTACTACCATCAAATTCCAGGGGTTTTTGAAGAAGGGTTTCCTTCTAGGCCTCCTTTTAGTTACAACTTCACTAATGATGACTTGCCGAAATATTCCATGATACCAAAGACGGGGACAGAGGTGAGGATGGTGGAGTATAACACAAGCATAGAACTGGTGTTTCAAGGGACCAGCCTATTGGCTATAGAGAACCACCCCATGCATTTGCACGGTCAAAGTGTCTATATGGTCGGAATGGGCTTCGGTAATTTTGATGAGCAAAAAGACCCTCAAGGTTACAATCTTGTGGACCCACCATTCCTGAACACTGTTGGGGTTCCCAAGGTTGGATGGACCGCTATAAGATTCAAAGCAAAAAATCCTG GTGTTTGGTTCATGCATTGCCACGTGGATCGGCATCAAAGCTGGGGAATGAATACTGTGTTCATCGTGAAGAATGGTGCGACACCTGAGTCCAAGATTTTGCCCCCTCCTAAAGACATGCCGCAGTGTTAG